A genomic region of Streptomyces sp. NBC_00247 contains the following coding sequences:
- a CDS encoding WD40 repeat domain-containing protein, with translation MITTATALAVLFSSATLSVVTAGSAAADTAKVLSLKSAGDVVVDGVHQRVYISDPTAGKIVVTDYAGTAVATLAGLTGVDGLALSEDSGHIYAAVAGADRIVSVETSTYTVSASYDLGGADRPRDLAPAGGKLWFSYGAAPDGAIGSLDLSGPEPVVTLDQDGNASFYTAPVLASDPDSGVLVAGEESTSAGILAVYDVSGGTAVLGANKSVEGSFFDQLAVSPDGTQVVTASGYPYAHPAYSTTDLSEVGRYPSGDYGSGVAIAPDGTVAAGTSSWYGPDVHVYRQGATTPVREYDFPNTGASSGGDTLADGALTWAPDGSRLFAVSVNSDNVYTLRVLTDPNRSLPTLTVNAPATATRGKALTVTGKITASVAIPVGTKLTVTRTDLEYPKGKVLPAVVTKAGGAFSFADTTSAGGNVTYKVAYAGDATHSPASGSDVVAVSRTAVTLTVNNNKKVFAYGQPVAFTAVLGKTYKNRTVKLYADRAGDGKGKYLLKSGTVNSAGKLSGTLTMYRDSVVYAVYDGDARTAAKTVMVWSGGRAKVVTAMSKYYKTGKIGATNYYWVHKTSTPWFHTAINAYPGRKQRMDIQVYYAGAWRSGDSQYFKLDSAGKTIVNLGKPGAGSVGFKFRIRSAYIRGADYSGDAVNSTAYSAWKYMYVTN, from the coding sequence GTGATCACGACTGCGACGGCGCTCGCGGTTCTTTTCAGTTCCGCGACGTTGAGCGTCGTGACGGCCGGTTCGGCCGCGGCCGACACCGCGAAGGTTCTCTCCCTGAAGTCCGCTGGAGACGTCGTGGTGGACGGCGTCCACCAGCGGGTCTACATATCGGACCCGACAGCCGGCAAGATCGTCGTCACCGACTACGCGGGCACCGCGGTCGCCACGCTCGCCGGCCTGACGGGCGTGGACGGCCTGGCGCTCTCCGAGGACTCCGGTCACATCTACGCGGCCGTGGCGGGCGCGGACCGGATCGTCTCCGTGGAGACGTCCACCTACACGGTGAGCGCGAGTTACGACCTGGGCGGCGCCGACCGACCGCGCGACCTCGCGCCGGCCGGAGGCAAGCTGTGGTTCTCCTACGGCGCGGCCCCCGACGGAGCGATCGGTTCTCTGGACCTTTCCGGCCCGGAGCCCGTCGTGACCCTGGACCAGGACGGAAACGCCTCGTTCTACACGGCGCCCGTGCTGGCGTCGGACCCCGACTCGGGTGTGCTCGTCGCAGGGGAGGAGAGCACCTCCGCAGGCATTCTCGCGGTGTACGACGTCTCGGGCGGGACCGCGGTCCTGGGCGCGAACAAGTCCGTCGAGGGGAGTTTCTTCGACCAGCTCGCGGTCTCGCCGGACGGCACGCAGGTCGTGACGGCGAGCGGATACCCGTACGCCCACCCGGCGTACTCCACCACCGACCTCTCCGAGGTCGGCCGCTACCCCTCGGGCGACTACGGCAGCGGTGTGGCCATCGCCCCGGACGGTACCGTCGCGGCGGGTACCTCCTCCTGGTACGGCCCGGACGTGCACGTCTACCGGCAGGGCGCCACCACGCCCGTCCGTGAGTACGACTTCCCCAACACGGGGGCCAGCAGCGGCGGTGACACTCTGGCCGACGGAGCCCTCACGTGGGCGCCCGACGGCAGTCGGCTCTTCGCCGTGTCGGTGAACAGCGACAACGTCTACACACTGCGTGTGCTCACCGACCCGAACAGGTCGCTCCCGACGCTCACCGTCAACGCGCCCGCGACCGCGACGCGCGGCAAGGCCCTGACCGTCACCGGCAAGATCACCGCGAGTGTGGCGATCCCCGTCGGGACCAAGCTGACCGTGACGCGCACCGACCTCGAATACCCCAAGGGCAAGGTGCTGCCCGCGGTCGTCACCAAGGCGGGCGGTGCGTTCTCCTTCGCCGACACCACCTCGGCCGGCGGCAACGTGACGTACAAGGTCGCGTACGCGGGCGACGCCACGCACTCCCCGGCGAGCGGCTCCGACGTCGTCGCGGTGTCCCGGACCGCGGTCACGCTCACGGTGAACAACAACAAGAAGGTGTTCGCCTACGGGCAGCCGGTCGCCTTCACCGCGGTCCTCGGCAAGACGTACAAGAACCGCACGGTGAAGCTCTACGCGGACCGTGCCGGGGACGGCAAGGGCAAGTACCTGCTCAAGTCCGGCACGGTCAACAGCGCGGGCAAGCTCTCCGGCACCCTGACCATGTACCGGGACTCGGTCGTCTACGCCGTGTACGACGGCGACGCGCGGACCGCGGCCAAGACCGTCATGGTCTGGTCGGGGGGCCGGGCCAAGGTCGTCACGGCCATGTCCAAGTACTACAAGACGGGCAAGATCGGCGCGACGAACTACTACTGGGTCCACAAGACGTCGACGCCCTGGTTCCACACCGCGATCAACGCCTACCCGGGCCGCAAGCAGCGGATGGACATCCAGGTGTACTACGCCGGCGCCTGGCGCAGCGGCGACTCGCAGTACTTCAAGCTGGACTCGGCGGGCAAGACGATCGTCAACCTGGGCAAGCCGGGGGCGGGTTCCGTCGGATTCAAGTTCCGTATCCGGTCCGCGTACATCAGGGGTGCCGACTACTCCGGTGACGCCGTGAACTCGACGGCCTACAGCGCCTGGAAGTACATGTACGTCACCAACTGA
- a CDS encoding DUF1203 domain-containing protein, which yields MNTTYEVRAIAPTVLDQLRRRDDAGHTRTAATDPEGGAPLRCCLGRSKAGERIVLVSYAPLRRWAQETGAEPGPYDECGPVFIHADDCGGPTSGAGYPAELHGPLRTLRLYDARGHILGGHLVELPRERAGEMDHALREVFADRAVAVVHVRAVEFGCFMAEVRRG from the coding sequence GTGAACACCACCTACGAAGTGCGGGCCATCGCCCCCACCGTCCTGGACCAGCTCCGCCGACGGGACGACGCGGGCCACACCCGGACCGCGGCCACCGACCCGGAGGGCGGCGCCCCACTGCGGTGCTGCCTCGGCCGGAGCAAGGCCGGCGAGCGCATCGTGCTCGTCTCGTACGCCCCGCTGCGCCGCTGGGCCCAGGAGACCGGCGCCGAACCAGGACCGTACGACGAATGCGGCCCGGTCTTCATCCATGCGGACGACTGCGGCGGCCCCACCTCCGGGGCCGGCTACCCGGCCGAACTCCACGGGCCGCTCCGCACACTTCGGCTCTACGACGCCCGGGGGCACATCCTCGGCGGACACCTCGTCGAACTGCCGCGCGAACGGGCGGGGGAGATGGACCACGCCCTGCGCGAGGTCTTCGCGGACCGGGCCGTGGCAGTGGTGCACGTACGGGCGGTGGAGTTCGGGTGCTTCATGGCGGAGGTACGGCGGGGGTAG
- a CDS encoding DUF6980 family protein, whose product MSDHCCETMTRYASADCDQHDDPFACPDTLISFDARFQEYGLIIHDGGTSASTIDFCPWCGRRLPESQRDRWFDELERLGVDPGEDEIPAAYQNDRWLALPSRD is encoded by the coding sequence GTGTCCGATCACTGCTGCGAGACGATGACCCGGTACGCGAGCGCGGACTGCGACCAGCACGACGACCCCTTCGCCTGCCCGGACACGCTGATCAGTTTCGACGCCCGGTTCCAGGAGTACGGGCTGATCATCCACGACGGGGGCACCTCGGCGAGCACCATCGACTTCTGTCCCTGGTGCGGACGACGCCTCCCGGAATCCCAGCGCGACCGCTGGTTCGACGAGTTGGAACGACTCGGGGTCGATCCGGGGGAGGACGAGATCCCCGCCGCGTACCAGAACGACCGCTGGCTCGCCCTCCCGTCGCGAGACTGA
- a CDS encoding SMI1/KNR4 family protein translates to MASDKVQDSWTRIDAWLREHAPRTFATLGPPAGGEEIAAAQQDLGVTFPPDLVASLLRHNGALEGPEAFRFSTGDRLLGVSGILGDTGFMRGIDQGRDGETEDYWLHDYVKFGSYDVTSDGLLMDCRTGRDSFGVIGRFFDETGSSFGQADSLGEYLAELAGTLERGKDAGVVTFNGRLFWEACPPARPQYSADEPLPAPDAQLQELDLSYSPTDLLHVSHLDGHEELGALIAVLPYEQVVDAARKQLRRLAVETGLNNYPEVNAALDAWECGVALPQPDQTGPLALRLRAVLAQADTGQDHTRRWAAEKIALGIWGSPYRSVCESAETRSHLTLDWRADLHADLGNQPLPPIPDDRFWGALRNPAIDSSWYAAQYSQDQD, encoded by the coding sequence ATGGCATCAGACAAGGTCCAGGACTCATGGACTCGCATCGACGCGTGGCTGCGCGAGCACGCGCCCCGCACTTTCGCCACGCTTGGGCCGCCTGCAGGCGGCGAGGAGATCGCAGCAGCGCAACAGGATCTGGGAGTCACCTTTCCTCCGGACCTGGTCGCTTCACTCCTCCGGCACAACGGGGCGCTGGAGGGACCTGAGGCTTTCCGCTTCAGCACGGGCGACCGGCTGCTCGGAGTGAGCGGAATCCTCGGGGACACCGGGTTCATGCGCGGCATCGACCAGGGCCGCGACGGGGAGACCGAGGACTACTGGCTCCACGATTACGTGAAGTTCGGTTCTTACGACGTGACGTCGGACGGTCTTCTGATGGATTGCCGTACCGGGCGGGACTCCTTCGGTGTGATCGGACGGTTCTTCGACGAGACCGGTTCCAGTTTCGGGCAGGCCGACTCGTTGGGTGAGTATCTGGCCGAACTGGCCGGCACGCTTGAGCGCGGCAAGGACGCTGGTGTCGTCACCTTCAACGGCCGGCTGTTCTGGGAGGCGTGTCCGCCTGCCAGGCCGCAGTACAGTGCCGACGAGCCCCTTCCCGCACCGGATGCGCAGCTGCAAGAGCTGGATCTGTCCTACAGTCCCACCGACCTCCTCCACGTGAGCCACCTGGACGGGCATGAGGAACTCGGTGCGTTGATCGCAGTTCTGCCGTACGAGCAGGTGGTCGACGCCGCGCGTAAGCAACTGCGCAGACTGGCGGTCGAAACGGGTCTGAACAACTACCCGGAGGTCAACGCAGCGCTGGACGCGTGGGAGTGCGGTGTGGCCCTGCCGCAGCCTGACCAGACCGGCCCGCTCGCCTTGCGACTCCGCGCGGTGCTCGCACAGGCCGACACCGGCCAAGACCACACGCGCAGGTGGGCCGCGGAGAAGATAGCCCTCGGGATCTGGGGGTCCCCGTACAGGTCCGTGTGCGAGAGCGCGGAGACCCGGAGCCACCTCACTCTCGACTGGCGCGCGGATCTGCATGCGGACCTGGGTAATCAGCCCCTGCCACCGATACCTGACGACCGATTCTGGGGGGCGCTGCGCAACCCCGCCATCGACTCCAGTTGGTACGCGGCCCAGTACAGCCAAGATCAGGACTGA
- a CDS encoding helix-turn-helix domain-containing protein, whose product MNRATQLGNRTSTVLGRRLGSELLRLRDASGKTQQQAAQTISATNSKIVKMERGWVPMRDPDIRTLCEFYGADDARLVGRLMELAGLDRERRKAKGWWNQYPELRSLVEYVALEDIATGIRTWQGAFVPGLLQTPDYARALAVGNAEWREPEEIERFVEAKVARQARLADDQPLALWAIIGEGALRQLVGGREVMRTQLARLAEASAEPNVTVQVVPFLAGSHPGMTSAFSVVSFAEPGALDVVYMDTTSSTLWLESETDATRHNVTFGRIARSGLAPRDSIALIERIRKEL is encoded by the coding sequence GTGAATCGAGCAACCCAACTCGGGAACCGGACCTCAACCGTGCTGGGCCGAAGGCTCGGTAGCGAGCTGCTTCGCCTGCGGGACGCGTCGGGCAAAACACAGCAGCAGGCCGCGCAGACGATCAGTGCTACCAACTCGAAGATCGTGAAAATGGAGCGCGGATGGGTCCCGATGCGGGACCCGGACATCCGCACCCTGTGCGAGTTCTACGGCGCCGACGACGCGAGGCTCGTCGGCCGCTTGATGGAGCTGGCCGGGCTCGACCGGGAGCGCCGCAAGGCGAAGGGCTGGTGGAACCAGTATCCGGAGCTGCGGTCGCTGGTCGAGTACGTGGCGCTGGAGGACATCGCTACCGGCATCCGCACCTGGCAAGGCGCTTTTGTTCCCGGCCTGTTGCAGACGCCGGACTATGCGCGGGCCCTCGCGGTGGGCAATGCTGAGTGGCGGGAGCCGGAAGAGATCGAGCGCTTCGTCGAAGCGAAGGTGGCTCGGCAGGCTCGTCTGGCGGATGATCAGCCCCTCGCGCTGTGGGCCATCATCGGAGAGGGCGCGCTGCGCCAGTTGGTCGGGGGACGCGAGGTGATGCGTACTCAACTTGCCCGCCTTGCCGAAGCGTCGGCGGAGCCAAATGTCACTGTGCAGGTTGTCCCGTTCCTGGCGGGGTCCCATCCGGGGATGACCAGCGCATTCAGCGTGGTTTCCTTCGCCGAACCAGGGGCGTTGGACGTGGTTTACATGGACACCACGTCGTCTACGCTGTGGTTGGAGAGCGAGACGGACGCCACCCGCCACAACGTCACGTTCGGCCGCATTGCAAGAAGCGGACTCGCTCCCCGCGATTCCATCGCTCTCATAGAGCGTATTCGCAAGGAGCTGTAG
- a CDS encoding ATP-binding protein, translating into MTPAQEIPAPEPVLHEDVLSYPPTPGSVRRSRHRAARLVVEWGYGDLADDVGLLVSELATNAVLHGALRGRLFRVRLLITATAVRIEVSDPRSERLPDTREPVDTDCYGRGLLIVAHIADRWGIEHRTVGKTVFAEMSLVRESGPALLP; encoded by the coding sequence ATGACGCCCGCCCAGGAAATCCCCGCCCCCGAACCCGTTCTCCATGAGGACGTGCTCAGCTACCCGCCCACACCCGGCAGCGTCCGGCGCAGCCGGCACAGGGCCGCGCGGCTCGTCGTGGAGTGGGGGTACGGCGACCTGGCCGACGATGTGGGCCTGCTGGTGAGCGAGTTGGCCACCAACGCGGTGCTGCACGGCGCTCTGCGGGGCCGCCTCTTCCGTGTGCGGCTCCTGATCACCGCGACCGCCGTGCGGATCGAGGTCAGCGACCCGCGGTCGGAACGGCTCCCCGACACCCGCGAGCCCGTCGACACCGACTGCTACGGGCGGGGGCTGCTGATCGTGGCGCACATCGCCGACAGGTGGGGCATCGAGCACCGCACGGTCGGCAAGACGGTGTTCGCCGAGATGTCCCTCGTACGCGAGTCCGGTCCCGCTCTGCTCCCGTAA